The following is a genomic window from Candidatus Hydrogenedentota bacterium.
TTGGTAAGCGGTATAAAGATCCAGTTCACCACGGAGGGGGAGCGGAATACGAATCAAATTATCCATTTCCGGGTGCATTGCGATAAAGGGTTCGCCCTGCCGCCCTATGACGATGTTTTTCACCCCCTCTTTATCTAAGCCGCGCACCAGCCAAGAAGCTTGCCGCTCACCGCCGCGCAACCCTTTTTGCTCATTCACATGAGCCACAGTAATCATGATAGGTGTCCTTTGTTCTTGGACAAGTGCTCCTCCACAACGCGCCGGTAAACATCGGCTGTACGGCGCACAAATACTTCCTGAGAAAACTCGTTCAAGACACGTTGACGTGCACGTTCACCCATGGTTTTGCGCAATATCGGGTCCGATGCAAGCTTCTCTAAGGCGGCTGTCAAGGGAGATATGGAAGCGGTAGGAACGAGAATGCCTTCAACTTCATGATCAATGATTTCACCGAGACCGCCGTAATCTGCAGCAATAACAGGGATTCCCGCTGCCATTTGCTCTTTCATACTGAACGACGACGTATCACAATCGATGGAAGGCTGGGCGCCTATATCAAAAGCCTGAATACAAAAATCCATATCATTGCGAAACCCGGCGAATTGTACGCGCGATGCGATTCCAAGCCTTTCGGTTAAGTGACGCAATTCCTCTTCTAAAACTCCTTGCCCAAAAGCCAAAATATGGAGATTGGGCCGCGTGTCCTTCAATTCTGCAAGGGCTTGAAAAAGAAATGTATGCCCCTTTGCAGGGACCAATCGGCCCACAATGCCGCAGACTATATCATCGTCTTTGTATCCAAATTCAGCGCGGGCTTGATTGCGTATTTCCGGATTCGCCTGATACAGCTCCGCGTCAACACCATTATGTATTGCATGTAAACGGGTTGCATTAAAGGCGCGATGCTGGGCAAGATCTTGGCAGACCGTGTTGCATACAACAATTTGGAAATCGGTCAGATTTTTGTTCAAGATACGATTGGGCAAATGGGAAGATACGGTGTAGGTATTGTGGCGCGTACGCAGTAGGGGGGAAGGCGTTGAGGATCTCCAATTCGCCGCCGCCATAGTCCAATGATCTTCAGAA
Proteins encoded in this region:
- a CDS encoding glycosyltransferase family 4 protein, which gives rise to LGCRKGSVLVEQNKGVVEILDDFQFRGGLRLRSWAKDIRLARRFIEKERPDIIHVNSSEDHWTMAAANWRSSTPSPLLRTRHNTYTVSSHLPNRILNKNLTDFQIVVCNTVCQDLAQHRAFNATRLHAIHNGVDAELYQANPEIRNQARAEFGYKDDDIVCGIVGRLVPAKGHTFLFQALAELKDTRPNLHILAFGQGVLEEELRHLTERLGIASRVQFAGFRNDMDFCIQAFDIGAQPSIDCDTSSFSMKEQMAAGIPVIAADYGGLGEIIDHEVEGILVPTASISPLTAALEKLASDPILRKTMGERARQRVLNEFSQEVFVRRTADVYRRVVEEHLSKNKGHLS